In Leuconostoc kimchii IMSNU 11154, the DNA window GCTTAGCTGGTGAAACACTGTTCTTTTGATATGACTGATGTTTTAAAGGGTTAGGAAATAAAATACCAACTGCATCAATAACCCAATCGGCATCAGAGACAATAGCACGCCACTGTGTGGGGTCACTCAAATCAACGGCATGGTAAGTTGTGGTGTCTTGGTTGTTAGGTGAAAATACATGACGCGATATGCTGTGGACATCGAATAATTCCGGAGAAAGATGTTTGATTAAGCCTTGACCGACAAATCCAGTTCCTCCGACGATGACAACCTTTTGTTGTGTAAATTTGTCCATATGGTTCACCTTTCTGGTCAGTCATTGGTGTCCCAATCAATGCTGCCACTATTGCTATTGTACCAAAAAGCTGGCGTAATATAAATGACTACCTGAAAGGTGCAAAAAATGAGTTATTAAAGAGGAATTCCGAGCAGCATCGATTATTTATCTTTATCTACTTCTTCAAATTGACCATCAAACGTACGATCTGTTGCATGGTTTTTGGGTGGTTTTGTGAAATTTTTTCTGATCCAAAAGGCTAATACAATTAATATCAACACACCGACAACAGCAAAGAAATTTTTGATAACAAACGTGACTAATAGTACCAGAATAATGGCTAATATCAATCTAGAAACGATACCAAATGTATTGAAGAAAAGCGCTGCGAAAAAATAAATAATGAGAAACAAAATTAAAAGTGGCATAACAAGTAGATTAAGCATAGGAGACCTCCATTTTTTAGTGCATGATTGAAAAATTATAATAAGTTGGTTGCTTTTTGTGTATTTGCAAAATGTAACTTAGCATAGTGACGTAATGATTTACCTTGTTTTAACAGTTGTGCAGCGACTTGATCGACCTCACGACCAGCACCGATAGGTAAAACAATACCAGCTTCTTGACTTAGAGAAGCCATAGAATCCAGCTCAACGACTCGTGCCAGAATTGAAGCGGCTGCAACGCTAAGATGGTACTGTTCACCTTTTGTTGTGAAGTAAACATTTTGGCGAATAATGTGTTGCTGCTTAGCACGTTGCAAATAGTTAAAGTATGTACTTTCTTGTGCAAATTGATCAATAAGGATACCATCGGGGCGTGTCGGGTCTATTTTTTCTAACACCTTGCCAAGGACAAAATTGTGAGAAATTGCTTTGAGCTGATTCACGTTATTGGTTGGTTGCAATTGATTATACTTCTCAGGCATTAAATTAACAACATGGTGTGGTAGGCGCGCAATAATTTCTGGTGCAATTTGTCTCATTTTGTCATCAGTTAATGTTTTAGAATCAGCGATACCTAATTGTCGCACCCATTTAAGGTCTCGTTGGGACACAAAAACAGCAGCCGTGGTGAGTGGCCCAAAATAAGCACCAGCACCCACCTCGTCAGAACCAAGCACGGACCAATTGGAAAAGTCCTCAGGTAAATGGTTACCAGGGCGGGTGATTGTTTTATTAACTGACTGGATTGTTTTCGGTTTGGCAGGTTGCCAAAGTGCCGCTTCTTGTGAGAATCCCGGGCCTTGAAACATCACTTTACCAGACCGGTAGCCAGTAATTGTCGTACGACTATTTTTTGCTGAAAAAATGGCACCGGCAGGTAGTGATAGTGTCTGATTTTTAGCATAGTAGTTAGCCATTTTTTGAAGTATTTTAGGTGTCACTTGTATAACTGTTTGCATATACTAAGTATATCAGTTTTTGTTAGTAGAAATATGGTGTATAATTGATTAAATATACTGAGGGAAAAAACGATGGTTACTCAAAACGAAAAAAAACACTTTAAAGCTAATTTAGCTGGAAAAGATTATACAATTTCAGGGCATGCGACACTAACACATGTGAAAGCAACCGAAACCTTGTTTAACAAACAATGGCAGCAAATTAAGACTGTTGCCCCAAACTTATCACCTTATGATCAAGCCGTATTATTAACTTTTAATACGCTCTCCGATCAGTTATACAAGCAGGCGGAAATTGACCAATTGAAAGCACAAGTTTTAACATTACAAGAGGCTTTGGAGCAAGAGAAAAAAACGCAAAAATCTAATTTGAAGCGTGGTGCCAAGAGTGCCATTGGTTCAATCATTGATGATGCTAAAAATGAAAGTCAAGCGCGAGCAACTGATAAACTATTCAAGCAAGGAACACATGTATGATACTACTAATTATTGGCTTTATTTTTATATTAAGCTGGGTTATTTCTGGGTACCGTCACGGTCTCGTTAATGGCCTGCTACGATTGGCACTTTGGTTTATTGTTTGGTACATCGCTATTAAGTTTGCTAGACCAGTTGGTGCTGTGTTAACTCAGTTTGTTGATGGCCAATTTGTTCGTACAGGGGTGCCCCAGCATGTAGTCAACCAAGGCTCACAATTTTTGGCCTCGGGATTAGTCTTTAGCTTACTCATTATGCTTGGTGGTACAGTCAGTCATTATGTTTTACGCTCGTTAAAAATCATTCGGCATATACCACTGTTAGGATGGGTTGATGGCGCTCTTGGTGCCTTTTTGTATGGGGCAATTGGTATGGTAATTGCTTTTTTTGCTTTGGAATTACTGTCAGTTGTGCCTAATGTTTGGATACAAGATCAATTTTTAAATACACCGGAGTTGAACCG includes these proteins:
- the zapA gene encoding cell division protein ZapA, translating into MVTQNEKKHFKANLAGKDYTISGHATLTHVKATETLFNKQWQQIKTVAPNLSPYDQAVLLTFNTLSDQLYKQAEIDQLKAQVLTLQEALEQEKKTQKSNLKRGAKSAIGSIIDDAKNESQARATDKLFKQGTHV
- a CDS encoding CvpA family protein, encoding MILLIIGFIFILSWVISGYRHGLVNGLLRLALWFIVWYIAIKFARPVGAVLTQFVDGQFVRTGVPQHVVNQGSQFLASGLVFSLLIMLGGTVSHYVLRSLKIIRHIPLLGWVDGALGAFLYGAIGMVIAFFALELLSVVPNVWIQDQFLNTPELNRLLDNAPFFAQQIYQWWL
- the rnhC gene encoding ribonuclease HIII, with product MQTVIQVTPKILQKMANYYAKNQTLSLPAGAIFSAKNSRTTITGYRSGKVMFQGPGFSQEAALWQPAKPKTIQSVNKTITRPGNHLPEDFSNWSVLGSDEVGAGAYFGPLTTAAVFVSQRDLKWVRQLGIADSKTLTDDKMRQIAPEIIARLPHHVVNLMPEKYNQLQPTNNVNQLKAISHNFVLGKVLEKIDPTRPDGILIDQFAQESTYFNYLQRAKQQHIIRQNVYFTTKGEQYHLSVAAASILARVVELDSMASLSQEAGIVLPIGAGREVDQVAAQLLKQGKSLRHYAKLHFANTQKATNLL